In Chryseobacterium geocarposphaerae, the following are encoded in one genomic region:
- a CDS encoding DUF1572 domain-containing protein: MKDLFIKRFEYYKMLGDKSFEQLSDEQIFWQFNEESNSVAIIVKHIAGNMLSRWTNFLTEDGEKAWRNRDEEFVNTFKTKREVVEYWEKGWECLFNALNQINDENLYSTIYIRGEAHSVIDAVFRQLAHYPYHIGQIVYISKMMKNNDWKTLSIARNKSQEFNAEMKNKFSENDADPNSSPVCYQNSPEVRDEFKQ, from the coding sequence ATGAAAGATTTATTTATAAAACGTTTTGAATATTATAAAATGCTTGGCGATAAGTCGTTTGAACAGCTTTCCGATGAGCAGATCTTTTGGCAGTTCAATGAAGAAAGCAATTCAGTTGCTATTATTGTAAAGCATATTGCAGGAAATATGCTGTCCAGATGGACGAATTTCTTGACAGAGGATGGAGAAAAAGCTTGGCGAAACCGTGACGAGGAATTTGTAAATACCTTCAAAACAAAAAGAGAAGTAGTAGAATATTGGGAAAAAGGTTGGGAATGTCTTTTTAATGCATTAAATCAGATTAATGATGAAAATTTATATTCCACCATTTATATAAGAGGCGAAGCACATTCTGTGATTGATGCTGTTTTTCGTCAACTGGCCCATTATCCTTATCATATCGGACAAATCGTATATATTTCAAAAATGATGAAAAATAATGATTGGAAAACACTTTCTATCGCCAGAAACAAATCTCAGGAATTTAATGCTGAAATGAAAAATAAATTTTCCGAAAATGATGCAGATCCAAATTCTTCACCCGTTTGTTATCAAAACAGTCCCGAGGTTCGAGATGAATTTAAGCAATAG
- the glgP gene encoding alpha-glucan family phosphorylase, with the protein MDFKNFKIPYSVNSQYSKKVAYFSMEFAIEQVLKIYSGGLGFLAGSHMRSAYNLKQDLIGIGILWKFGYYDQARNHDQTLQPTWTRKMYSFLEDTGIKFQIEIHSAPVWVKVWYLDPEIFNTAPMFFLSTDVPENDHISKTICHKLYDANESTKLAQYILLGKGGARLLDEMNIERDIYHLNEAHGLPAAFHLLKKYNGDLSKVKEKLVFTTHTPEEAGNEKHNLKLCYDMSYFSGLSMEEVKKIEGSDDDRFNHSLCALKMAKIANGVSQLHGVVSRAMWSKYPGICGITSITNAQEFKYWADKPLYNSKDENDETVFDYRKKHLKKRLFKIVADQTGNLFNPNIFTIVWARRFAGYKRADLLLHDKERLYRLLNHPKYPIQIIWAGKPYPMDYSAISTFNSLVEESKNHKNMAVLTGYELSLSKSLKQGSDLWLNNPRVPREASGTSGMTAAMNGSVNLSTDDGWIPEFAKHGENSFVVPKADYQNMSVYEQDTYDLNKLYEILENEILPTYYEKPNTWRKIQHNAMNDVKDRFNSDRMADEYYKVLYNYEG; encoded by the coding sequence ATGGATTTTAAAAATTTTAAAATACCCTACAGCGTCAATTCCCAATATTCTAAAAAAGTTGCCTATTTTTCAATGGAATTTGCCATTGAGCAGGTATTAAAAATATATTCAGGAGGTCTCGGATTTTTAGCAGGTTCTCACATGAGAAGTGCCTACAATTTGAAACAGGATCTTATAGGAATCGGTATCCTTTGGAAATTTGGTTACTATGATCAGGCAAGAAATCATGATCAGACGTTACAACCGACATGGACAAGAAAAATGTACAGCTTTCTTGAAGATACCGGAATAAAATTTCAAATTGAAATACACAGTGCTCCGGTTTGGGTAAAAGTCTGGTATCTGGATCCGGAAATTTTCAATACGGCTCCTATGTTTTTCTTGTCAACAGATGTTCCGGAGAACGATCATATTTCAAAAACAATTTGTCATAAACTCTATGATGCCAATGAATCGACAAAATTGGCTCAATACATTTTGCTCGGTAAAGGAGGGGCAAGATTGCTGGACGAAATGAATATCGAAAGAGATATTTATCACCTCAACGAAGCTCATGGGCTTCCTGCCGCATTTCATTTGCTGAAAAAATATAATGGGGATTTAAGTAAAGTAAAAGAGAAATTAGTTTTCACCACTCATACTCCGGAAGAAGCAGGAAATGAAAAGCACAATCTGAAATTATGTTACGATATGTCATATTTTTCAGGCTTGAGTATGGAAGAAGTGAAAAAGATCGAAGGTTCTGATGATGACCGTTTCAACCATTCACTCTGTGCTTTGAAAATGGCAAAAATTGCCAATGGTGTTTCACAGCTTCATGGTGTCGTTTCAAGAGCCATGTGGAGCAAATATCCCGGAATTTGCGGAATTACATCCATTACCAATGCTCAGGAATTCAAATATTGGGCAGATAAACCGCTTTACAATTCAAAAGATGAAAATGATGAGACTGTTTTCGATTACAGGAAAAAACACCTGAAGAAAAGATTATTCAAAATCGTAGCAGATCAAACAGGAAATTTATTCAATCCCAATATATTCACTATTGTCTGGGCTAGAAGATTTGCGGGGTACAAACGTGCCGATTTGTTATTGCATGACAAAGAAAGATTGTACAGACTATTGAATCACCCTAAATATCCAATTCAGATTATTTGGGCAGGAAAGCCTTATCCTATGGATTACTCTGCAATTTCTACCTTTAATTCATTGGTTGAAGAGAGTAAAAACCACAAAAATATGGCTGTACTTACAGGATACGAACTTTCATTAAGCAAATCTTTAAAACAAGGCTCAGATCTTTGGCTAAACAATCCAAGAGTTCCGAGAGAAGCTTCAGGAACTTCGGGAATGACCGCGGCAATGAACGGTTCCGTTAACTTATCTACAGACGATGGATGGATTCCTGAATTTGCAAAACATGGCGAAAATTCATTTGTCGTTCCTAAAGCAGATTACCAAAATATGAGTGTTTACGAACAGGATACTTATGATTTGAACAAATTATACGAAATTCTGGAAAACGAAATCCTTCCTACTTATTATGAAAAGCCTAATACGTGGAGAAAGATCCAGCACAATGCGATGAATGATGTGAAGGACCGATTCAACAGCGATAGAATGGCAGATGAATATTATAAAGTTTTATATAATTACGAAGGTTGA
- a CDS encoding gliding motility-associated C-terminal domain-containing protein, with translation MKKTLLLFLLLLSQVYFAQADCSTALSVCGNSSITYSPTGIGAVNENLGGCLTTGEHNSIWYKLTIATSGTLTFDLVPNDPGADYDWAIYGPNASCGNLGSPIRCNAATVIGVGANTGLNMTSTLTSAAGGSPTPYCMYMDVIAGQTYYLYIDNWVGAGSSTVAPFSLTWGGTATLASPFTDPVLQPHPFTPPGIPAANPNDPREILICANPAVFDFSTLTAGILNGNPNFVITYHTTQNDALAGTNPILTPITVNTTTIYYYSIHYLDPSNPNNPINFCRQIGKFKFKLGGITGNNVTLYACNNYKLGKGLFDLTSANVYSGSGVTIKYYPTMADLNAGTGQISNPSQYLSAEGVVYASIKTSQGCSTTAVITLKFYPEVIVNDASLRACASEENPKIAIFNLTTVSVTSQSGVTKKYYSSVANAINGTNEILTPSAYISAEGAAYIKVIDGNGCYGIAKITLSIIPATYSSVLKDKTICIEDKTTLDAGAGFDGYEWSTGATTQAITDVSVGTYWVKLKKGECIAMQTVKVHASEEPVVVSIDISNTTVTINVTGGTAPYKYSMDNIQWQDSNVFTNVKRGDHTIYVKDAYNCAPVDVAIVVPNLINAITPNGDGINDVIDYSALANKENLVFNIYDRYGNKVFQANKFNNYKWDGTAGNKPIPTGNYWYSITWNEPSKQHTPVKYTGWVMVKNRK, from the coding sequence ATGAAAAAAACTTTACTATTATTTCTTTTATTATTATCACAAGTTTATTTTGCTCAGGCGGATTGCTCTACTGCATTGTCAGTCTGCGGAAATTCGAGTATTACATATAGTCCGACAGGAATTGGTGCTGTTAACGAAAATTTAGGCGGTTGTTTAACTACGGGTGAGCACAATTCAATATGGTACAAACTTACTATTGCTACCAGCGGAACACTTACTTTTGATCTGGTTCCCAATGATCCGGGAGCAGATTATGACTGGGCCATCTACGGACCTAATGCAAGCTGCGGAAACTTGGGATCTCCAATACGTTGTAATGCAGCTACGGTAATTGGGGTAGGTGCCAACACAGGATTAAATATGACCAGTACACTTACCAGTGCAGCAGGAGGTTCGCCGACACCTTATTGTATGTATATGGATGTTATAGCCGGGCAAACTTATTATCTTTATATCGACAACTGGGTGGGAGCAGGAAGCAGTACGGTTGCTCCGTTTTCTTTAACCTGGGGCGGAACGGCAACATTGGCATCTCCTTTTACAGACCCTGTTTTGCAGCCGCATCCGTTTACTCCACCAGGAATTCCTGCTGCAAATCCAAATGATCCGAGAGAAATCTTAATTTGTGCAAATCCTGCTGTTTTTGATTTTAGTACCCTGACTGCTGGAATTCTGAATGGAAATCCTAATTTTGTAATTACGTATCATACAACTCAAAATGATGCACTTGCCGGAACAAACCCTATTTTAACACCTATAACAGTAAATACTACTACTATTTATTATTATAGTATACATTATTTAGATCCTTCGAATCCTAATAATCCGATCAATTTTTGTAGGCAGATTGGTAAATTCAAATTTAAATTGGGAGGGATTACAGGAAATAATGTTACGTTATATGCTTGTAATAATTATAAATTAGGAAAAGGGCTGTTTGATTTGACGAGTGCCAATGTTTACAGCGGATCGGGTGTGACGATTAAATATTACCCGACAATGGCTGACTTAAATGCAGGAACAGGGCAAATTTCAAATCCGAGTCAATATTTGTCTGCGGAAGGGGTGGTGTATGCGTCGATAAAAACTTCACAAGGATGTTCTACTACAGCGGTTATTACACTTAAATTTTATCCTGAAGTAATTGTGAATGATGCTTCTTTAAGAGCTTGCGCATCAGAAGAGAATCCTAAAATAGCTATTTTTAATCTGACAACAGTATCGGTAACATCACAAAGCGGAGTTACTAAAAAATACTATAGCTCAGTAGCCAATGCAATTAACGGGACTAATGAAATACTGACTCCTTCAGCGTATATTTCAGCAGAGGGAGCAGCATACATAAAAGTAATAGATGGCAATGGTTGTTATGGTATTGCTAAAATAACACTCTCCATAATTCCAGCTACTTATTCGTCAGTTCTAAAAGATAAGACAATTTGTATCGAAGACAAAACCACTCTGGATGCAGGAGCCGGATTTGACGGATATGAATGGAGCACGGGAGCAACTACACAGGCTATTACAGACGTAAGTGTGGGAACGTATTGGGTGAAACTGAAAAAAGGTGAATGTATTGCTATGCAGACAGTAAAAGTGCATGCTTCTGAGGAACCTGTAGTCGTAAGCATTGATATTTCTAACACGACCGTTACGATAAATGTTACAGGAGGTACTGCACCATACAAATATTCAATGGATAATATTCAGTGGCAGGATTCTAATGTTTTTACTAATGTTAAAAGAGGTGATCATACCATCTATGTAAAAGATGCTTATAATTGTGCACCTGTAGATGTAGCCATTGTTGTTCCTAATTTAATTAATGCCATCACACCAAATGGAGACGGAATCAATGATGTTATTGATTATTCTGCATTGGCCAATAAAGAAAATCTGGTATTTAATATTTATGACAGATATGGAAACAAAGTTTTCCAGGCAAATAAATTTAATAATTATAAATGGGACGGAACTGCCGGAAATAAACCGATTCCAACAGGTAATTACTGGTATTCTATAACCTGGAATGAACCAAGCAAACAGCATACTCCTGTCAAATATACAGGATGGGTAATGGTAAAAAACAGAAAATAA
- a CDS encoding DUF6496 domain-containing protein: MSKTKYSEKAQDKVGKVMHEFKEGKLKSSSGKKVTSRKQAVAIGISEAREKGLKVPSKKK; this comes from the coding sequence ATGAGCAAGACAAAATATTCAGAAAAAGCTCAGGACAAAGTAGGAAAGGTAATGCACGAATTTAAGGAAGGAAAACTGAAATCTTCTTCCGGAAAAAAAGTGACAAGCAGAAAACAGGCTGTAGCCATAGGTATTTCTGAAGCGAGAGAAAAAGGTTTAAAAGTGCCTTCAAAAAAGAAATAA
- a CDS encoding S9 family peptidase, which produces MKKFLLTLTVAAAFQSLTAQEITLDKIYSGYYRGKGIAGITSMKNGENYLVIEQGGIAKYSYKTSQKEGNIVDGNFESYEFSEDESKILLLKESQPIYRHSFLGTFDVKDLKSGKTISLNNGKPVQEPRFSPDATKVAFIVDNNIFYQDLNSGKITQVTEHGVKNKILNGLADWVYEEEFGHARLYEWTKNSNAIVFVKSDESQVPEIYIPIYGKTLYPSEMRYKYPKAGEKNSVVSAHIYLLDGGKKSKINLDNFKNYYIPNVIQTAKPDEIVLITSERTQNASDILKVNTKTGEVKKLFTETDEKWIDTDNVTLEFLDDNSFLWGSERDGNRHLYWYDQDGKLKKQITKGNWEVTDYYGYNPKSKEIYIQTTEKGSINKVVSKVNIENGKSQLISNAAGNNSANFSKNYNYFIETSSTAAKPYTFVLKDGSGKVVKELQNNDAQLQKLKTDNFVEKEFITIPNEAGDQMNAWIIKPKNFDKNKKYPLFMFQYSGPGSQQVSNSWDNGNGIWFEMLAQKGYIIACVDGRGTGYKGAKFKKVTYMNLGKYEIEDQIAAAKWFGNQSYIDKSRIGIFGWSFGGYMASLAMTKGADVFKIGIAVAPVTNWRYYDSVYTERFLRTPQENPDGYDKNSPTEYANLLKGKFLLIHGTADDNVHFQNSMEFSEALIQNKKQFEFMAYPDKNHGIYGGQTRPQLYQKMTDFILENL; this is translated from the coding sequence ATGAAAAAATTCTTATTAACGCTTACAGTGGCGGCTGCATTTCAAAGCTTAACTGCACAGGAAATTACTTTAGATAAAATATATTCAGGATATTACCGAGGAAAGGGCATTGCCGGGATCACGTCTATGAAAAACGGTGAAAATTATCTGGTGATCGAACAAGGCGGAATCGCTAAATACTCTTATAAAACTTCTCAAAAAGAAGGAAACATTGTAGACGGAAATTTTGAAAGCTATGAGTTTTCAGAAGATGAGTCTAAAATTTTATTATTAAAAGAAAGTCAGCCGATCTACAGACATTCATTCTTAGGAACGTTTGATGTAAAAGATTTAAAATCAGGAAAAACAATTTCCCTAAACAACGGAAAGCCGGTTCAGGAGCCAAGGTTTTCTCCGGATGCGACAAAAGTAGCTTTCATTGTTGATAATAATATTTTTTATCAGGATTTAAATTCGGGAAAAATCACTCAGGTTACAGAACACGGCGTTAAAAATAAAATCCTGAATGGTCTTGCAGACTGGGTATATGAAGAAGAATTCGGACATGCGAGATTATATGAGTGGACTAAGAACTCGAACGCAATAGTTTTTGTAAAATCTGATGAAAGCCAGGTTCCGGAAATTTATATTCCGATTTATGGAAAAACACTGTACCCAAGCGAAATGCGCTATAAATATCCGAAAGCAGGAGAAAAAAATTCTGTAGTTTCCGCTCACATTTACCTTTTAGACGGTGGTAAAAAATCAAAAATCAATCTTGACAATTTTAAGAATTATTATATTCCAAATGTTATTCAGACGGCAAAACCGGACGAAATTGTATTGATCACTTCTGAAAGAACACAAAATGCTTCAGATATTTTAAAGGTAAATACAAAAACGGGAGAAGTGAAAAAACTTTTCACAGAGACCGATGAGAAATGGATTGATACAGATAATGTAACGCTAGAGTTCCTAGACGATAACAGTTTCCTTTGGGGATCCGAAAGAGACGGAAACCGTCATTTGTATTGGTACGACCAAGACGGAAAACTGAAAAAACAGATCACAAAAGGAAATTGGGAAGTTACCGATTATTACGGCTATAACCCAAAATCTAAAGAAATCTACATCCAGACTACGGAGAAAGGGAGCATCAACAAAGTGGTTTCTAAAGTCAATATTGAAAACGGGAAAAGCCAGCTGATCTCAAATGCAGCAGGAAATAACTCTGCAAACTTCAGTAAAAACTACAATTACTTCATTGAAACTTCTTCTACCGCTGCAAAACCTTACACATTCGTTCTTAAAGACGGAAGTGGTAAAGTGGTAAAAGAGCTTCAGAATAATGATGCTCAGCTGCAAAAACTAAAGACCGATAATTTTGTTGAAAAGGAATTCATCACCATTCCAAATGAAGCAGGAGATCAGATGAATGCATGGATCATTAAACCTAAAAACTTTGATAAAAACAAGAAATACCCATTATTCATGTTCCAATATTCAGGACCGGGCTCTCAGCAGGTTTCAAATTCCTGGGATAACGGAAACGGAATCTGGTTTGAAATGTTAGCGCAAAAAGGCTATATCATAGCTTGTGTTGATGGACGTGGAACAGGCTACAAAGGTGCTAAATTCAAGAAAGTAACGTACATGAATTTAGGTAAATATGAAATTGAAGACCAGATTGCTGCTGCAAAATGGTTTGGAAACCAATCCTATATTGATAAATCAAGAATCGGAATCTTCGGCTGGAGCTTTGGTGGATATATGGCAAGTTTGGCAATGACTAAAGGAGCAGATGTTTTCAAAATAGGAATTGCAGTGGCACCTGTAACCAACTGGAGATACTATGATTCTGTGTATACCGAAAGATTTCTAAGAACACCACAGGAAAATCCTGATGGATACGACAAAAATTCTCCTACTGAATATGCGAATTTATTAAAAGGAAAATTCTTATTAATCCACGGAACTGCCGATGATAATGTACATTTCCAAAATTCTATGGAGTTCTCGGAGGCTTTAATTCAAAATAAAAAACAGTTTGAATTCATGGCTTACCCTGATAAAAACCACGGAATTTACGGCGGACAGACAAGACCGCAATTATATCAAAAAATGACCGATTTTATTTTAGAAAACCTTTAA
- the mtaB gene encoding tRNA (N(6)-L-threonylcarbamoyladenosine(37)-C(2))-methylthiotransferase MtaB, producing MSTFQRTAAFHTLGCKLNFAETSTIARQLTDAGYEKVSFDEKANVYVINTCSVTENADRECKLHVKRAMKANPEGLVVIVGCYAQLKPEEISQIEGVDLVLGAKEKFNILSYLYDLEKSESEGIVHSCEIEETDFFIGSYSIGDRTRAFLKVQDGCDYKCTYCTIPLARGISRSDTIENVLKNAKEIAAKDIKEIVLTGVNIGDYGKGEFGNKRHEHTFLDLISELDQVDGIERIRISSIEPNLLKDESIELVAKSKSFVPHFHIPLQSGSDDLLKKMKRRYLTKLYSDRVNKIREVMPHAAIGVDVIVGFPGETEERFMETYNFLNELPITYLHVFTYSERENTEAAEMEGVVPIPERKKRNKMLRILSEKKKMAFYQTQLGKTLPVLWEHENKDGKMFGFTENYVRVQKDFDQASVNQIEFLNLEKILSDGTVSVQSSYESFLAKA from the coding sequence ATGTCAACTTTTCAAAGAACTGCCGCATTTCACACCCTTGGCTGCAAATTAAATTTTGCGGAGACATCTACTATTGCCCGTCAATTAACAGATGCAGGTTATGAAAAGGTGAGCTTTGATGAAAAGGCAAATGTTTATGTAATCAATACTTGTTCAGTAACTGAAAACGCTGATCGTGAATGTAAGCTCCACGTGAAAAGAGCCATGAAAGCTAATCCTGAAGGGTTGGTTGTCATTGTCGGATGTTATGCACAGTTGAAACCCGAAGAAATTTCACAGATTGAAGGTGTTGATCTGGTTTTAGGAGCTAAAGAAAAATTCAACATCTTAAGTTATCTTTACGATTTGGAAAAATCTGAAAGTGAGGGTATTGTTCATTCCTGCGAAATTGAGGAAACCGATTTCTTTATCGGAAGTTATTCTATCGGAGACAGAACCAGAGCATTCCTAAAAGTTCAGGATGGCTGTGATTACAAATGCACGTATTGTACCATTCCTTTGGCAAGAGGGATTTCCCGTTCGGACACCATCGAAAATGTTTTAAAGAATGCGAAAGAAATCGCAGCAAAAGACATTAAAGAAATTGTTCTTACCGGTGTAAATATAGGTGATTACGGTAAAGGTGAATTCGGAAATAAAAGACACGAACATACCTTTTTAGATCTCATCTCAGAATTAGATCAGGTCGATGGTATCGAAAGAATTCGTATTTCTTCCATCGAACCTAATCTTTTGAAGGATGAAAGTATTGAGCTGGTTGCCAAAAGTAAAAGCTTTGTTCCGCATTTTCACATTCCGCTGCAATCAGGAAGTGATGATTTATTGAAAAAAATGAAGCGCCGTTATCTGACGAAACTTTATAGTGATAGAGTAAACAAAATCCGTGAGGTAATGCCCCATGCAGCTATTGGTGTAGATGTAATTGTTGGTTTCCCGGGTGAGACCGAAGAAAGATTTATGGAAACCTATAATTTCCTGAATGAACTTCCGATTACTTATCTTCATGTATTTACCTATTCTGAAAGAGAAAATACAGAGGCTGCAGAAATGGAAGGGGTGGTTCCTATTCCTGAGAGAAAAAAAAGAAATAAAATGTTGAGAATTTTATCTGAGAAGAAAAAAATGGCATTTTATCAGACCCAGCTTGGAAAAACGCTTCCGGTTCTTTGGGAGCATGAGAATAAGGACGGTAAAATGTTCGGTTTCACAGAAAACTATGTGAGAGTCCAAAAAGACTTTGACCAAGCTTCTGTGAATCAAATCGAATTCTTAAATTTAGAAAAAATCCTGTCAGATGGCACGGTTTCTGTGCAATCTTCTTACGAAAGTTTTTTAGCAAAAGCTTAG